Proteins from a genomic interval of Beijerinckia indica subsp. indica ATCC 9039:
- a CDS encoding aldo/keto reductase — protein sequence MKQRILAPGFSVSAIGLGCMGMSEFYGPRDDETAFQVLSAAVDLGIDFFDTADMYGPHHNERLLGRFLAQTDAHLKIATKFGIVREAGEYKRSIDNSPAYARKACEGSLQRLGIEQIDLYYVHRIETGRDIEETMGGLAELVTEGKIARIGLCEVSARTLRRAHAVHPVAAVQTEYSLWSRHVEAEILPTCRELGVGFVAYSPLGRGFLTGTFQQDSEFEDGDVRASMPRFQDNAREANRRIADAVALMAKEKGCTPAQLSIAWLLAKGDDIVPIPGTTRPSHLRDNAGAVDLELTADDVARLERSIETLPVAGARYTEEGMKGVEA from the coding sequence ATGAAACAACGTATTCTCGCACCGGGATTTTCCGTTTCTGCCATCGGGCTCGGCTGCATGGGCATGAGCGAATTCTACGGGCCACGTGACGACGAAACGGCATTCCAGGTTCTCTCGGCGGCCGTTGATCTGGGAATCGATTTCTTCGATACCGCCGACATGTACGGCCCCCATCACAACGAGCGGCTTTTGGGTAGATTCCTTGCGCAGACCGACGCGCATTTGAAGATCGCCACCAAATTTGGCATCGTGCGGGAAGCTGGGGAATATAAACGTAGCATCGACAACAGCCCCGCCTATGCGCGCAAAGCCTGTGAGGGCTCGTTACAACGGCTGGGTATCGAGCAGATCGATCTCTATTATGTCCACCGGATTGAAACGGGCCGCGACATCGAGGAGACGATGGGAGGTCTCGCCGAGCTTGTCACCGAAGGCAAGATCGCCCGGATCGGACTTTGCGAGGTGAGCGCACGGACGCTGCGTCGCGCCCATGCCGTCCATCCCGTCGCCGCAGTCCAGACCGAATACTCGCTCTGGTCCCGCCATGTCGAAGCCGAGATCCTTCCCACCTGCCGCGAGCTCGGCGTGGGCTTCGTTGCCTATTCACCTCTGGGCAGAGGCTTTCTGACAGGGACATTCCAGCAGGATTCCGAGTTCGAGGACGGCGATGTCCGGGCCTCCATGCCACGTTTCCAGGACAACGCACGCGAAGCAAACCGTCGGATCGCCGATGCAGTGGCCCTTATGGCGAAGGAAAAAGGATGCACCCCCGCGCAATTGTCTATCGCGTGGCTTCTGGCGAAGGGCGACGATATCGTACCGATCCCCGGTACCACACGCCCGAGCCATCTCCGTGATAATGCCGGAGCGGTGGATTTGGAACTGACTGCCGATGATGTTGCGCGACTCGAACGTTCAATCGAAACGCTGCCGGTTGCTGGCGCCCGCTATACGGAGGAAGGCATGAAGGGAGTGGAGGCCTGA
- a CDS encoding OmpA family protein: MSQPEKWWWGLLPLVLLWILVNLFMDGTVESDLATRSKAALGTFVQNPAVSVSGRDATLAGSVFSPADAQTAVDHVGGTWGVRRVISELAASPVVKPYDWHISQDGKRVTLSGHVPDTTVQMNLLAAVRAAFPQSQINDQTIYAAGAPEGFEKGALFVISQLAPLAGGNASLTDSGFSIAGKAPTDAVYDAALKAIHAPPKGLTLVKADIVAPLQYTFSATRLDGKLTLTGDVPSEDVHKQILAEAKRLFFNEEIVDRLTVLGNAPQNFGSVILAGINALSRLADGVFTVTNTDVKLSGGALYERAVAAIRTNLADQLPAGYQTDTSAITVHPEDKAVDSKSCQAELDGLLGKATILFETNGATISKSSEGLLDRIVTTIGHCPEATIEISGHTDSTGNEPFNLALSERRAKAVFDYLVAAGIPADKLSATGYGSSRPVASNDTEEGRAKNRRIEFTVK, encoded by the coding sequence ATGAGTCAACCTGAAAAATGGTGGTGGGGCCTCCTACCGCTTGTCCTCCTCTGGATTCTCGTCAATCTGTTCATGGACGGAACTGTCGAATCCGATCTTGCCACGCGTTCCAAAGCGGCCCTTGGCACTTTTGTGCAAAACCCCGCTGTTTCCGTGTCCGGCCGTGATGCCACACTAGCAGGCTCGGTTTTCTCGCCCGCGGATGCGCAAACCGCTGTTGATCATGTTGGTGGGACCTGGGGCGTAAGACGCGTCATCTCCGAACTTGCGGCGTCTCCGGTCGTAAAACCTTATGACTGGCATATCTCACAAGATGGCAAAAGAGTTACGCTTTCAGGCCATGTGCCTGACACGACCGTCCAGATGAATCTTCTGGCGGCGGTCAGGGCAGCCTTTCCGCAAAGCCAGATCAACGACCAAACGATCTATGCGGCCGGTGCGCCGGAGGGGTTTGAGAAGGGCGCTCTTTTCGTCATCAGCCAGCTCGCCCCGCTTGCGGGCGGCAATGCCTCGCTCACCGATAGTGGTTTCTCTATCGCTGGCAAGGCACCGACCGATGCCGTCTATGACGCGGCTCTCAAGGCCATTCACGCGCCTCCCAAAGGCTTGACGCTCGTCAAGGCGGATATTGTCGCGCCGCTGCAATATACATTCAGTGCCACGCGGCTCGACGGAAAGCTGACATTGACCGGAGACGTCCCCAGCGAGGATGTGCACAAACAGATCCTGGCGGAAGCAAAACGGTTGTTCTTCAATGAGGAGATCGTCGACCGGCTCACCGTGCTCGGCAATGCACCACAGAATTTCGGCAGCGTGATCCTCGCGGGTATCAATGCGCTTTCGCGTCTCGCTGACGGCGTATTTACCGTTACCAACACGGATGTGAAATTGTCGGGCGGGGCGCTCTATGAACGCGCGGTCGCGGCCATCCGCACGAATTTGGCGGATCAATTGCCGGCAGGCTATCAGACGGATACATCGGCCATTACCGTGCATCCCGAGGATAAAGCCGTCGATTCCAAATCCTGTCAGGCCGAGCTCGATGGTTTGCTGGGCAAGGCGACGATCCTTTTCGAAACCAATGGGGCGACGATCTCCAAAAGCTCTGAAGGTCTCCTCGACAGGATCGTCACGACGATTGGACACTGCCCCGAGGCAACGATTGAAATTTCTGGGCATACAGATTCAACCGGTAACGAGCCCTTCAATCTCGCTCTTTCGGAACGTCGCGCCAAGGCCGTTTTCGACTATCTCGTTGCCGCTGGCATACCGGCCGACAAGCTCTCCGCGACTGGCTATGGTTCCAGCCGTCCCGTGGCTTCCAATGATACGGAGGAGGGCAGAGCAAAGAACCGCCGTATCGAGTTCACCGTGAAATAA